In the genome of Sphingomonas naphthae, one region contains:
- a CDS encoding ATP-binding protein: MASSALPSQPTRPREWWKVAVVVKAAILSVGLIWASLANLPIEGILGGAAIGVALILVTPRLLRGRQVVAAPTNVVDWPLVAAALDDNDSAVAITDRRGLLVCANRTYEHIFEGLDGPLSLGADAGESERLSAIAHAAWREGEARGEGIGVAGGGATTRVHVRRGGIGEDYLIWRFGRTRARNATADAVALVDSAAGGWLGHAGVMAVVVDRLGMLLAANAVYRVRAFGDAAADPAGQPFADALTNESGQLRFVIDGEDDDAVRIIHVPLDEADPEGDAILLLIDEEEGAGEPRQSATASVYGLLATLPLGLALTERDGRFLFMNAAFGQAAGVGGADGVLFPSDLVVDEDKATVSEAVRRFSAGRALPGDLAVRFKARPEEPVALTIAGARGLGEASVLLSLKDNSEESKLKRQVAQATKMQAVGQLAGGVAHDFNNILTAIIGHCDLMLMRHSPGDIDYDDIQQVKHNSNRAASLTRQLLAFSRQQTLRPQVLQLPDVISEISHLLKRLLGETVTLTVKHGRNLGYVRADPGQLEQVIVNLAVNARDAMPDGGTLSVQTYMMSAADVRRMDSDIVPVADYVALSVSDTGTGIPIEIQGKIFEPFFTTKEVGKGTGLGLSTVYGIVKQTGGFIFAESAPGQGTTFVIYLPVHQAADQPLVQPLAPKIEPASDLWGTGTILLVEDDAMVRAVAERSLSRQGYRILTATNGEEALELIGQGEEIDLLISDVVMPTMDGPTLVRHARARHPDIPVLFMSGYAEEQLRRSIDIDRVNFLPKPFSVQQLATAAKDTLAASKG; the protein is encoded by the coding sequence ATGGCGTCGAGCGCCCTCCCGTCGCAGCCGACCCGCCCGCGCGAATGGTGGAAGGTCGCGGTGGTCGTGAAGGCCGCGATCCTGTCGGTCGGGCTGATCTGGGCGTCGCTCGCCAATCTGCCGATCGAGGGCATATTGGGTGGCGCGGCGATCGGCGTGGCGCTGATCCTGGTGACCCCCCGCCTGCTGCGCGGGCGTCAGGTGGTGGCGGCGCCGACCAACGTGGTCGATTGGCCGCTCGTCGCGGCGGCGCTCGACGACAATGACAGCGCCGTCGCGATCACCGACCGGCGCGGGCTGCTGGTGTGCGCCAACCGCACCTACGAACATATCTTCGAGGGCCTCGACGGCCCGCTGTCGCTCGGCGCCGACGCGGGCGAGAGCGAGCGCCTCTCCGCCATCGCCCACGCCGCCTGGCGCGAGGGCGAGGCGCGTGGCGAGGGGATCGGCGTCGCCGGTGGTGGGGCGACGACCCGCGTCCATGTCCGCCGCGGCGGCATCGGCGAGGATTATCTTATCTGGCGCTTCGGCCGCACCCGCGCCCGCAATGCCACCGCCGACGCGGTCGCGCTGGTCGATTCGGCGGCCGGCGGCTGGCTCGGCCATGCCGGGGTGATGGCCGTCGTGGTCGATCGCCTGGGGATGCTGCTGGCGGCCAATGCCGTCTACCGCGTCCGCGCGTTCGGGGATGCAGCGGCCGATCCCGCCGGCCAGCCCTTCGCCGACGCGCTCACCAACGAGAGCGGGCAGTTGCGCTTCGTGATCGACGGCGAGGACGATGATGCCGTCCGCATCATCCACGTCCCCCTCGACGAAGCCGATCCCGAGGGCGACGCGATCCTGCTGCTGATCGACGAGGAGGAAGGCGCGGGCGAACCGCGCCAGTCCGCCACCGCCAGCGTCTACGGCCTGCTCGCCACCCTGCCGCTGGGCCTTGCCCTCACCGAGCGCGACGGGCGCTTCCTGTTCATGAACGCCGCCTTCGGGCAGGCGGCGGGGGTCGGCGGGGCGGATGGCGTGCTGTTCCCCAGCGACCTCGTCGTCGATGAGGACAAGGCGACCGTGTCCGAGGCGGTTCGCCGCTTCTCCGCCGGGCGCGCTCTGCCGGGCGACCTCGCGGTGCGCTTCAAGGCGCGGCCCGAGGAGCCCGTGGCGCTCACCATCGCCGGCGCGCGCGGACTGGGCGAGGCCTCGGTGCTGCTCAGCCTGAAGGACAATAGCGAGGAATCGAAGCTCAAGCGGCAGGTGGCGCAGGCCACCAAGATGCAGGCGGTGGGCCAGCTCGCCGGCGGTGTCGCCCATGATTTCAACAACATATTGACCGCGATCATCGGCCATTGCGATCTGATGCTGATGCGCCATTCGCCCGGCGACATCGATTATGACGACATCCAGCAGGTGAAGCACAACAGCAACCGCGCCGCCTCGCTGACCCGCCAGTTGCTCGCTTTCTCGCGCCAGCAGACCCTGCGGCCGCAGGTGCTGCAGCTGCCCGACGTGATCTCCGAAATCTCCCACCTGCTCAAACGCCTGCTGGGCGAGACGGTGACCCTGACGGTCAAGCATGGCCGCAACCTCGGCTATGTCCGCGCCGATCCGGGCCAGCTGGAACAGGTGATCGTCAACCTCGCGGTCAACGCGCGCGATGCCATGCCCGATGGCGGCACGCTGTCGGTGCAGACCTATATGATGAGCGCGGCCGACGTGCGGCGGATGGACAGCGATATCGTGCCCGTCGCCGATTATGTCGCGCTGTCGGTGTCGGACACGGGCACCGGCATCCCGATCGAGATTCAGGGCAAGATCTTCGAGCCCTTCTTCACCACCAAGGAAGTCGGCAAGGGCACCGGGCTCGGCCTCTCGACCGTCTACGGCATCGTCAAGCAGACCGGCGGCTTCATCTTCGCCGAAAGCGCGCCGGGGCAGGGGACGACCTTCGTCATCTATCTGCCGGTCCATCAGGCGGCCGACCAGCCGCTCGTCCAGCCACTCGCGCCCAAGATCGAGCCCGCGAGCGACCTGTGGGGCACCGGCACGATCCTGCTGGTCGAGGATGACGCGATGGTCCGCGCCGTCGCCGAACGCTCGCTCTCAAGGCAGGGCTATCGCATCCTGACGGCCACCAATGGCGAGGAGGCGCTGGAACTGATCGGGCAGGGCGAGGAGATCGACCTGCTCATCTCCGACGTGGTGATGCCCACGATGGACGGCCCCACCCTCGTCCGCCACGCCCGCGCCCGCCACCCCGACATCCCCGTGCTGTTCATGTCGGGCTATGCCGAGGAGCAGCTCCGCCGATCGATCGACATCGACCGGGTGAATTTCCTGCCCAAGCCTTTTTCGGTGCAGCAATTGGCCACGGCGGCGAAGGATACGCTGGCGGCGAGCAAGGGGTAG